One Monomorium pharaonis isolate MP-MQ-018 chromosome 4, ASM1337386v2, whole genome shotgun sequence DNA segment encodes these proteins:
- the LOC105835481 gene encoding uncharacterized protein LOC105835481: MRGANQDTATPYCRCRVLYLGSSVPHASKEGLLGVQEPLRELYPEQGALGARGIDSWLSVWSNGLLLENVDEHRKKITRFFPIESLHYCAAVRHVKGGNGDTSNTRFLPLDSPFARTPNANHPPLFAAVLRRTTGIKVLECHAFICKRDMAANALVRCCFHAYADSSYAKGLEPSSGTTNGVATGHQSNNSLYHTLGGSSTTLDSPQPTRLDTASTDDLSLYNGDENHKVWAKGRDEVDGLYQEQGTLRSTKGSRPRQLIAPPPPPPPPPPPAQPLLLEESSSARRKANKKLKKMKTRSLHEDALQQQQQQQQQQLLHHQLHQGVYANGHGHHTLGHPIRQQHYHPVPLPPSSRSVAGTLARPAPVLLVPAATLPRKSHHHPRLRPIPAATPIVPVYAPLPVVPPTAAPAAAIYPPATYGTAGNRGRRHPETDSSTLGTSRRLAASHADLTAPEVARQADSPENESRFGTGIYRRKGHLNERAFSYSIRAEHRSRSHGSLASLGFSAQNGNALPKEDKKDREIAQMVAGLSLNDGPERTQLPNSRGGYHHHQQQQIQPLPRPRPR; this comes from the coding sequence ATGAGAGGAGCCAATCAGGACACGGCGACGCCGTATTGTCGCTGTAGAGTACTCTATTTGGGTAGCTCGGTACCTCACGCGAGCAAAGAAGGACTCCTGGGCGTCCAGGAACCCCTGAGGGAGCTCTACCCCGAGCAGGGTGCGCTGGGTGCGCGCGGGATCGACTCCTGGCTGAGTGTTTGGAGCAACGGCTTACTCTTGGAGAATGTCGACGAGCATCGCAAAAAGATCACGCGATTCTTTCCTATCGAGTCGCTCCACTATTGCGCCGCGGTCAGACATGTCAAAGGTGGAAACGGCGATACGTCCAACACGCGTTTCCTGCCGTTGGACTCGCCGTTCGCGCGGACGCCCAACGCGAATCATCCACCTCTGTTCGCCGCCGTGCTGCGTAGAACCACCGGTATCAAGGTTCTCGAGTGTCACGCGTTCATCTGCAAACGGGACATGGCGGCCAACGCCCTGGTAAGGTGTTGCTTTCACGCTTATGCCGATAGTAGCTACGCGAAAGGTCTAGAGCCGTCGTCGGGAACGACGAACGGGGTCGCGACTGGTCATCAGTCGAACAACAGTCTCTATCACACTCTGGGCGGTTCGAGCACCACCTTGGACAGCCCTCAACCGACCCGTTTGGACACGGCCTCGACCGATGACCTCAGTCTGTACAACGGCGATGAGAATCACAAGGTTTGGGCTAAGGGTCGCGATGAGGTTGACGGTCTTTACCAGGAACAGGGAACCCTGCGAAGCACGAAGGGATCCAGACCACGCCAGTTGATTGCcccaccaccgccgccaccaccgccgccccCTCCCGCTCAACCATTGTTGCTGGAGGAATCTTCTTCCGCGCGACGGAAAGCTAATAAGAAGCTCAAGAAGATGAAGACTCGTTCGTTGCACGAGGACGCgttgcagcagcagcagcagcagcaacaacaacagctTCTTCATCATCAGCTGCATCAAGGCGTGTACGCCAACGGCCACGGGCACCACACTTTGGGTCACCCCATCAGGCAGCAACATTATCATCCTGTCCCGCTACCACCCAGCAGTCGATCCGTCGCCGGTACCTTGGCTAGACCAGCACCGGTGCTTTTGGTACCAGCGGCCACCTTGCCGCGGAAGAGTCATCATCATCCGCGTTTAAGGCCTATTCCGGCGGCGACACCGATAGTCCCGGTCTATGCTCCTTTGCCAGTGGTACCGCCGACAGCGGCACCAGCGGCGGCCATTTATCCACCGGCCACATATGGTACCGCCGGAAACAGAGGCAGACGACACCCGGAGACAGATAGCTCTACTCTGGGCACGTCCAGAAGGCTAGCCGCCTCTCACGCGGATCTTACCGCGCCAGAGGTCGCCCGGCAGGCGGACAGTCCGGAAAACGAATCCCGCTTTGGTACCGGCATATATCGGCGGAAGGGTCATCTGAACGAGAGAGCCTTTTCTTACAGCATTCGGGCGGAACATCGTAGCAGGAGCCACGGCAGTCTGGCCTCCTTGGGCTTCAGTGCGCAGAACGGCAACGCGCTGCCGAAGGAGGATAAGAAGGATCGCGAGATCGCCCAGATGGTCGCAGGATTGAGCCTCAACGATGGACCAGAACGGACACAGCTTCCGAATTCAAGGGGAGGATATCATCATCACCAACAGCAGCAGATTCAACCGCTGCCCAGGCCGAGACCCCGTTAG